A window from Acidobacteriota bacterium encodes these proteins:
- a CDS encoding AAA family ATPase: MTETMSARGETEALIGELKSLMAARNWGQRRLAEMLGVSQSTISQWLQGKYQAQEVMDRRVAEFLHERKSAGEGVVAAEGYRLIQEIATQCLEECKFGVIQGNPGTGKTKALQLFAQEHDQVVYVRADVTTNLKVLLEELARAEGGGLTNAQLMREARARCKGQLVIVDEADLLPVRCLEALRAIWGDGGWCGLILAGTPKLERLLRRGPHANENLAQLYSRVDFNALITNPTPVDLEQYLDAAQVEDPEARRMIIAEGTRGSFRAAAKLLNQARRVARLNGQPTVTGAAVRAARQLIMPAHAA; the protein is encoded by the coding sequence ATGACCGAGACGATGAGCGCGAGAGGAGAGACCGAGGCCCTCATCGGGGAACTCAAATCTCTGATGGCGGCCCGCAACTGGGGCCAGCGCAGACTGGCGGAGATGCTCGGCGTCAGCCAGAGCACCATCTCCCAGTGGCTCCAGGGGAAATACCAAGCCCAGGAGGTCATGGACCGGCGCGTGGCCGAGTTCCTGCACGAGCGCAAATCCGCCGGCGAAGGCGTCGTCGCCGCCGAGGGGTACCGCCTCATCCAAGAGATCGCCACCCAGTGCCTGGAGGAGTGCAAATTCGGCGTGATCCAGGGCAACCCGGGCACGGGCAAAACCAAGGCGCTCCAACTCTTCGCGCAGGAGCACGACCAGGTCGTCTACGTCCGCGCAGATGTGACCACCAACCTCAAGGTCCTCCTGGAGGAACTCGCCCGCGCCGAAGGCGGCGGTCTCACCAACGCGCAGCTCATGCGCGAGGCCAGAGCCCGCTGCAAGGGCCAGCTCGTGATCGTGGACGAGGCCGACCTCCTCCCCGTACGATGCCTCGAAGCCCTGCGCGCCATCTGGGGAGACGGCGGCTGGTGCGGCCTGATCCTCGCCGGGACGCCCAAGCTCGAGCGCCTCCTCCGCAGGGGGCCCCACGCCAACGAGAACCTCGCCCAGCTATACTCGCGCGTCGACTTCAACGCCCTCATCACCAACCCCACCCCCGTGGACCTCGAGCAGTACCTCGACGCCGCCCAGGTCGAGGATCCCGAAGCCCGCCGCATGATCATTGCCGAAGGCACTCGCGGATCGTTCCGCGCCGCCGCCAAACTCCTTAACCAGGCCCGGCGCGTCGCCCGTCTCAACGGCCAACCCACCGTCACCGGCGCCGCCGTCCGCGCGGCCCGCCAGCTCATCATGCCCGCCCACGCGGCCTAA
- a CDS encoding phage portal protein, giving the protein MSEAKKTARFRPAGRVVNPRTGQDDGKTPVTHETKYVPTLGSPARYAQAGYLDPWLGATQNALGSNVGGAEVSPIYEPTDPTRPKDDKKILALKAFLEADPRTYSTPEERLEALALDYRIQGYCVFEIARDADRKPSAWYHVPAATIRVHVGFDRFDQVDETGRVIGTFGAYAPNGRPDGRPELMLIRRYDPTAKYVGAPGIAPLLGTLERLAAQDAYNTKLLRRGGVTPWLLFLREALDDESFARLKDFLKQLESGPEADLVGILDGVGEGADLKTLVEGAAEMTHTEGEKLMRDRVLAVQQVPPTKVSLSASNYATAYQEDQTFRFQVVQPILRRLLKRLSVVAREITGDAEYRYTFRQQSLEDYLQLVQAEDILMTKAVHTINDTLARLGMPGIGPLGDARIAFTNQGPVRLEDLVNGNLPPTPGRIVDSLLSLRRAIEEAQRAAPPATPSSKE; this is encoded by the coding sequence ATGAGCGAAGCAAAAAAAACGGCGCGGTTCCGGCCGGCGGGCCGGGTAGTGAACCCCCGGACGGGGCAGGATGACGGGAAGACGCCCGTCACCCATGAGACAAAATACGTCCCGACCCTCGGCAGCCCGGCACGGTACGCGCAGGCGGGCTATCTCGACCCCTGGCTCGGAGCCACCCAGAACGCCCTCGGGTCGAATGTGGGCGGCGCGGAAGTGTCCCCCATCTACGAGCCGACAGATCCCACGCGGCCGAAGGACGACAAAAAGATCCTGGCGCTCAAGGCCTTTCTGGAGGCGGATCCGCGCACCTACAGCACCCCGGAAGAGCGCCTCGAAGCCCTGGCCCTGGATTACCGGATCCAGGGCTACTGCGTCTTCGAGATCGCGCGCGACGCGGACAGGAAGCCATCGGCCTGGTACCACGTCCCCGCAGCGACCATCCGGGTGCATGTGGGGTTCGACCGGTTCGACCAGGTGGACGAGACTGGGCGCGTCATCGGGACATTCGGCGCCTACGCACCAAACGGGCGGCCCGATGGGCGGCCGGAGCTGATGCTCATCCGCCGCTACGATCCGACCGCGAAATACGTGGGGGCCCCTGGCATCGCTCCCCTCCTGGGGACCTTGGAGAGACTGGCCGCCCAGGACGCCTACAACACGAAGCTCCTGCGGCGGGGCGGTGTCACGCCATGGCTCCTGTTCCTGCGGGAGGCCCTAGATGATGAATCGTTTGCGCGCCTGAAGGACTTCTTGAAGCAACTCGAAAGCGGCCCCGAGGCTGATCTCGTGGGCATCCTCGACGGTGTGGGGGAAGGGGCGGACCTGAAGACGCTCGTGGAGGGCGCCGCCGAGATGACGCACACGGAAGGCGAGAAACTCATGCGGGACCGCGTTCTCGCCGTCCAGCAAGTGCCGCCCACAAAGGTCAGCCTGTCGGCCTCCAACTACGCGACCGCCTACCAGGAGGACCAGACCTTCCGCTTCCAGGTCGTCCAGCCGATCCTGCGGCGGCTTCTCAAGCGGCTCTCTGTCGTGGCCAGAGAGATCACGGGTGACGCCGAATACCGCTACACCTTCCGCCAGCAATCCTTGGAGGACTACCTCCAGCTGGTCCAGGCGGAGGACATCCTGATGACCAAGGCGGTCCACACCATCAACGACACCCTCGCGCGGCTCGGGATGCCCGGCATCGGCCCCCTGGGCGACGCGCGGATCGCCTTCACCAACCAGGGGCCCGTTCGGCTGGAGGACCTAGTGAACGGGAATCTCCCGCCCACGCCGGGCCGGATCGTGGACTCGCTCCTCTCCCTTCGCCGGGCCATCGAGGAGGCCCAACGTGCCGCGCCGCCAGCCACTCCGTCCAGCAAGGAGTGA
- a CDS encoding host-nuclease inhibitor Gam family protein — MVKNPMRLSAPAHRVTPQTAAEASNAMGELGTAMAERARLQAELDAEVAKVTAKYQPKIQLLAAQVKDLVGGLQTWAEANKDELTAQGRRSVNLGTGELGWRLNPPKVRVTGIGKVIELLKAKGLEMLVAVKEDINKKAILEDPSQIKGIKGLEIIQEETFWAKPASVDMEEIAS; from the coding sequence ATGGTCAAGAACCCCATGCGTCTCTCTGCCCCGGCCCACCGGGTCACCCCCCAGACTGCCGCGGAGGCCTCCAATGCCATGGGCGAACTGGGCACGGCCATGGCCGAGCGGGCGAGGCTCCAGGCCGAGCTGGATGCGGAAGTGGCCAAGGTGACCGCGAAGTACCAGCCGAAGATCCAGCTCCTTGCCGCCCAGGTGAAGGACCTGGTGGGCGGTCTGCAGACCTGGGCCGAGGCGAACAAGGACGAGCTGACGGCCCAGGGCCGGCGGTCGGTGAACCTCGGCACCGGCGAGCTCGGCTGGCGTCTCAATCCGCCCAAGGTCAGGGTGACGGGGATCGGGAAGGTGATCGAGCTTCTCAAGGCCAAGGGTCTGGAAATGCTCGTGGCCGTCAAAGAGGACATCAACAAGAAGGCCATCCTCGAAGATCCCTCGCAGATCAAGGGCATCAAGGGGCTGGAGATCATTCAGGAGGAGACCTTCTGGGCCAAGCCGGCCTCCGTGGATATGGAGGAGATCGCGTCCTAG
- a CDS encoding regulatory protein GemA: MALTARMIRTIHIAKAKTGMPEAHYRALLERFGVTSSTDPRLQPRDYHEIMAQFRALGWPPRGATEPAQGTPAGGTPAQVYAVRMLAKTHGVEPQRLAGIVQRVTGRSAAPSDPLRFCGRRDLSKLIQALTRWAWDQESPGSSTGGENHGT; this comes from the coding sequence ATGGCCCTGACCGCCCGCATGATCCGGACGATCCACATCGCCAAGGCCAAGACCGGCATGCCCGAGGCCCACTACCGCGCCCTCCTCGAACGCTTCGGGGTGACCAGTTCCACGGACCCACGGCTCCAGCCGCGCGACTACCACGAGATCATGGCGCAGTTCCGGGCGCTCGGGTGGCCCCCGCGCGGGGCCACCGAGCCCGCACAGGGGACCCCAGCCGGCGGTACGCCCGCACAGGTCTATGCCGTCCGGATGCTCGCGAAGACCCATGGCGTGGAGCCCCAACGCCTGGCTGGGATCGTCCAGCGCGTCACCGGCCGCAGTGCCGCCCCGTCCGACCCGCTCCGCTTCTGCGGCCGCCGAGACCTGAGCAAACTCATCCAGGCCCTTACTCGCTGGGCCTGGGACCAGGAAAGCCCTGGATCCAGCACAGGAGGGGAAAATCATGGGACCTGA
- a CDS encoding septal ring lytic transglycosylase RlpA family protein: protein MNRAPSRLGHAMKNLAILLLAAALSGDVVEAPEAGAQHRRPAPLEALQPAGEILLASWYGPGFHGRPMASGAPYDQDALTCASPSLPLGARVRVAPLLGGPTLTLTVTDRGPYVPGRTLDVSREAARRLAFQRQGLAALRVEVETWP, encoded by the coding sequence ATGAATAGAGCGCCTTCCCGTTTGGGCCATGCCATGAAGAATCTGGCGATCCTCCTGCTCGCCGCCGCCCTCTCCGGGGACGTTGTCGAAGCCCCGGAGGCCGGCGCCCAACACCGCCGTCCAGCCCCCCTGGAGGCCCTCCAGCCGGCGGGCGAGATCCTTCTCGCCTCCTGGTACGGCCCCGGCTTCCATGGCCGCCCCATGGCCTCAGGCGCTCCCTACGACCAGGACGCTCTCACGTGCGCCAGCCCCTCTCTCCCCCTGGGCGCCCGCGTTCGTGTAGCCCCACTCCTCGGAGGCCCCACCCTCACCCTCACCGTGACGGACCGCGGCCCCTACGTCCCTGGCCGCACTCTCGACGTCAGCCGCGAGGCCGCACGACGCCTGGCGTTCCAGCGCCAGGGCCTCGCCGCCCTCCGAGTGGAGGTGGAAACATGGCCCTGA